DNA from Actinoplanes sp. SE50/110:
CGGGCACGGGATCGGGGTCGGTGACCGGGTCGGCATCCGGATCTCGTCCGGCACGGCGGAGCTCTACCTGGCGATCCTCGGGGTGCTCGCGGTCGGTGCGGCCTACGTCCCGGTGGACGCGGACGACCCGGAGGAGCGGGCCGAGCTGGTCTTCGCCGAGGCGGATGTGAGCGCGGTGCTCGGGGACGGGCTGAGCGTGTCCACCCGGCGTACTCCCGGTGGAAGCGCGGGACGGCCGGGGCCCGGCGATGACGCCTGGATCATCTTCACCTCCGGTTCGACCGGCACCCCGAAGGGGGTGGCGGTCACCCACGGGTCCGCGGCCGCCTTCGTCGACGCGGAGGCGCAGCTGTTCCTCGCCGACGAGGGTGCCGAGCCGATGGGCCCCGGGGACCGGGTGCTGGCCGGGCTGTCGGTGGCGTTCGACGCGTCGTGTGAGGAGATGTGGCTGGCCTGGCGGCACGGCGCCTGCCTGGTGCCGGCCGCGCGGTCGCTGGTGCGCAGCGGTGTCGACCTGGGTCCGTGGCTGGCCGAGCAGCGGATCACCGTGGTGTCGACGGTGCCGACCCTGGCGGCGCTGTGGCCGGTGGAGGCGCTCGAGGACGTCCGGTTGCTGATCTTCGGTGGTGAGGCGTGCCCGCCGGAGCTGGCCGAACGGCTCGCGGTCGAGGGGCGCGAGGTGTGGAACACGTACGGCCCGACCGAGGCGACCGTGGTGGCGTGTGCCGCGCGGATGACCGGTGACGGGCCGGTGCGGATCGGGCTGCCGCTGGCCGGCTGGGAGCTGGCCGTGGTCGACCCGGCGGGCGAGCCGGTGACCATGGGGGAGACCGGCGAGCTGGTGATCGGCGGTGTCGGCCTGGCGCGCTACCTGGACGCCGGCAAGGACGCGGAGAAGTTCGCGGCGCTGCCGTCGCTGGGCTGGGAGCGGGCCTACCGCAGCGGTGACATCGTCCGCGCGGAGCCGGCCGGGCTGCTGTTCCTGGGCCGCGGTGACGAGCAGGTCAAGCTCGGTGGCCGGCGGATCGAGCTGGGTGAGGTGGACGCGGCGCTGCAGGCGCTGCCCGGGGTGGCCGGTGCGGCCGCCGCGGTGAAGCGGACGGCCGCCGGCAATCAGCTGCTGGTGGGTTATCTGGTGGTCCGGGAGGACGGCGGCTTCGACCTGGCCGCGGCCACGCAGCGGGTTCGGGAGCAGTTGCCGGCCGCGCTCGTACCGCTGCTGGCCGTGGTCGATGATCTTCCGACGCGGACGTCGGGCAAGGTGGACCGGGCGGCGCTGCCGTGGCCCCTCGCGACCGCCGGTGACGTGGACGCCGAGCTGACCGAGGCCGAGCAGTGGCTGGCGGACGGCTGGGAGCAGATCCTCGGGGTGCGCCCGGCGGATGCCGCGGCCGACTTCTTCAGCAGTGGCGGCAGCAGTCTGAACGCGGCGCAGTTGGTGGCGTGGATCCGGCAGACCCGGCCGCAGGCGTCGGTGGCCGACGTCTACCAGAATCCGCGGCTGTCGGAGATGGCCGTGAAGCTGGGCGCGGCCGGTGGGCAGGTGGCGGTGCGCCGGGAGGTGCGACCGACGCCGCGGCGGGCCGGGCTGGCGCAGTTCCTGCTGATGCTGCCGATGCTGGCGCTGGTCGGGCTGCGCTGGGTGACCGTGCTCGCCGCGCTGGGAAAGGTCGTGGCGGCGTCGTGGACGCCGCAGGTGTCCTGGTCGTGGATCGTGGCGGGCTGGCTGGTGCTGTTCAGCCCGGCCGGGCGGATCGCGGTGGCGGCGGCCGGCGCGCGGATGCTGCTGCGCGGTGTCGGACCGGGCAACTATCCGCGGGGCGGCAGCGTGCACGTGCGGCTGTGGGCCGCCGAGCGGCTGGCCGAGCTGACCGGGGCGAACGGGGTGACCGGCGCGGGCTGGATGATCACGTACGCCCGGGCGCTCGGGGCGCGGATCGGCCGGGACGTCGACCTGCACTCGGCGCCGCCGGTGACCGGCCTGCTGAAGGTCGGCCGGGGCGCGGCGATCGAGCCGGAGGCGGACCTGTCCGGCTACTGGGTCGACGGTGACGTCGTCCGGGTGGGCATGGTGCGGGTCGGCGCCGGGGCGCGGGTGGGGTCGCGCAGCACGCTGATGCCGGGTGCCCGGGTCGGCAAGAACGCGAGGATCGCGGCGGGGTCGACGGTCCTGGGCGCGGTGCCGTCGGGGCAGCGCTGGGCCGGTTCCCCGGCCGCGCCGGCCGCCGCCAAGGATGCGGAGGGCTGGCCGGAGCAGCGGCCGGAGCGTTCGCCGCTGGGCTCCAAGTTCTGGGTGGTGGCCTACAGCGTGACCGCGCAGCTGCTGGGTCTGGTGCCGGTGCTGGCGCTGCTGCCGGCATTCGCGCTGCTCGGCTGGGGGGTGTCCGGCCGTCCCGCGCTGGCGGGTGCGCTGCTCGTGATCCCGGTGGCCGCGGTCGCCTATCTGCTGACGTACGCGATGATCGTGCTCGCCGCGGTGCGCATCCTCAGCCTCGGGATGCGGGAGGGCTTCCACCGCGTGCAGGGCCGGGTGGCGTGGCAGGTGTGGACCACCGAGCGGCTGATGGGGATGGCCCGGGTGGCGCTGTTCCCGATGTACGCCAGCCTGTTCACCCCGGTGTGGCTGCGCCTGCTCGGCGCCAAGGTCGGCCGCAACGTCGAAGTCTCCACGGTCCTCGCCCTGCCGGCGATGACCACGGTGAACGACGGGGCGTTCCTGGCCGACGACACCATGGTGGCCACCTACGAGCTCAGCCACGGCTGGCTGCGGGTGGCGCCGGCCCGGATCGGCAAGCAGGCGTTCCTGGGCAACTCGGGGATGGCGGCGCCCGGCCGGTCGGTGCCCAAGCGCGGCCTGGTCGGGGTGCTGTCGTCGGCGCCGCACAAGGCGAAGAAGGGTTCGTCGTGGCTGGGCGCCCCGCCCATGCCGCTGCGCCGGACCGTCGAGGCGGCCGACGCCAGCCGCACCTTCGCCCCGCCGCTGCGGCTGAAGCTGGCCCGGGCCGCGATCGAACTGTGCCGGATCGTCCCGGTGATGTGCGCCGGCGCCCTCGCCGTGCTGGTGATCGCCGCGCTGGCGCTGATCTGGCGGGCCGGGGGCGGCTGGGCGGCCGCGCTGGCCGCCGGGCCGGTCATGTTCGGCGCGGTGATCGTCGCGGCGTTGACCGCGACCGCGGCGAAGTGGCTGCTGGTCGGCCGGCTGCGGGTGACCGAGCGGGCGCTGTGGACGTCGTTCGTGTGGCGCAACGAGCTGGCCGACACGTTCGTCGAGGTGCTCGCCGCGCCGTGGCTGTTCCGGTTCGCCACCGGCACCCCGCTGCTGACCGCGTGGATGCGCACGCTGGGTGCTCGGATCGGTCGCGGTGTGTGGCTGGAGACGTACTGGCTCCCCGAGTACGACCTGGTACACCTCGGTGCCGGAGCAACCGTCAACCGGGGGTGCGTGGTGCAGACCCACCTGTTCCATGATCGGATCATGGCCATGGACGAGGTCACTCTGAGCGCGGGCGCCACGCTCGGTCCCAACGGGATCGTGCTGCCCGGCGCGAGCATCGGCGCCCGCACCACGGTTGGCCCCGGATCGCTGGTCACCCGCGGCGACGCGGTGCCCGCCGACAGCCGCTGGCTCGGCAACCCGATCGGCACCTGGCCGGCGCCGGCTTCCCGCCGGCCATGACCCCGGCGGCACAGCCGGGCGCGGAGTATTCGACGGACCCGTATCTGCCCGGCCACGGCAACGGCGGATACCGGGTGCTGCACTACGACCTCGACCTGGACTACCGGGTCACGTCCAACCGGATCGCCGGGAAGGCGGTGATCACCGCGCGGGCGGTCCAGCCGCTGTCCCGGTTCACCCTGGACCTCGGGCATCTCCGGGTGCAGGACGTGCGGGTCGACGGGCGGCCGGCGAAGTTCGCCCACCGGCCGGACAAGCTGCGGATCCGGCCGGAGCAGGCGGTCGGGCACGGCGCCGTCTTCCGGATCGAGATCCGTTACTCCGGCAAGCCGGTGCCGATCGCCGGCCGCTGGGGTGACATCGGCTGGGACGAGCTGACCGACGGGGCGCTGGTGGCCAGCCAGCCGATCGGCGCGCCGTCCTGGTTCCCGTGCAACGACCGCCCGGACGACAAGGCCACGTTCCTGGTCACGCTGACCACGGCGACGCCGTACACCGTGCTGGTCACCGGCGACCTGGTCGCCCGCCGCCGCGGCGCGGGCACCACCACCTGGGTGTACGAGCGGACCGAGCCGACCGCGACGTACCTGATGAGCGTCCAGGTCGGGCGTTACGACGTGGTCGACCTCGCCGACGCGCGGGTGCCGCAGCGCGCCGCGATCCCGCCCCGGCTGCGCGAGGCGTTGCGGCACGACTTCGGCCGGCACGGCGAGATCATGGAAGCTCTGGAACGGTTGTTCGGACCGTACCCCTTCCGGGAGTACGTCGTGGTGGTCGCCGACGACGACCTGGACGACCCGATCGAGGCGCAGGGCATGGCCGTGTTCGGCCGCAACCACCTGGACGGGCAGCGCACCCATGAGCGCCTGGTGGTGCACGAGCTGGCGCACCAGTGGTTCGGCAACAGCCTGACCGTCGCCGACTGGCGGCACATCTGGCTCAACGAGGGCTTCGCGACGTACGCCGAATGGTTGTGGTCCGGCGCTTCCGGCGGGCCTTCGGCGGCCTCGCACGCGGCACAGTGGCACGCCTGGGCGGCGGCGCAGCCGGCTGATCTGGCGGTGGCCGACCCGGGCGTGGCCCGGATGTTCGACCCGCTGGTCTACAAGCGGGGCGCGCTGGCGGTGCACGCGCTGCGGGTGCGGCTGGGGGACACGGCGTTCTTCGCGCTGCTGCGCTCCTGGGTGGCGGAGAACCAGCACCGGACGGTGACGACCGAACAGTTCCGCCGGCATGCGGCGCGGTTCAGCGCCCGGAGTCTGGACGATCTGTTCACCGCCTGGCTCGACCGGCCGGAGCTGCCGCCGCTGCCTCGCCACCCCGACGGGCCGGTGGTCCGCGCCCTCTCCTGACGCTGAGCCGGGCCCGGGCGCGACGACTCAGATCACGCCGGGCCGGTGCACCGCGGCGAACGCCGCCACCGCGTTCACCAGGGGTGGCACCACGATGAAGGCTCCCGCCACCAGGCGAAGTCCCTCGGCCCGGCGGGGGATCGCGAGCCGGGTCACGAGGGCGACCGCGGCGATGCCGCCGGTCACCCAGGGCCAGACGGTGAAGACCGGCCGGGAGAGATTCAGGCAGTCGTGATCGAAGCCGGTGCCGCAGCTGGAGTCCATCCCGCCGAGCGCGGCGAAGCCCGGAACGCAGCACAGCAGCGACATCAGCGGCACCGACAGCAGAGCGACCGTCGTGGCCACCCGGCCGAGTCGCTCGCGTCGTGATGATGATGGATCCTCGGTCATGCCGCTCACCGTAGAGGGCACGGGCCAGGCAGTCGCGCGCTGCCCGGCCCGTGCCCGCCATCAGCCGATCGGGAAGGTGTAGTTCCTGCCGTAGTCCGAGTCGTACGCCGAGCACTGCGTGTACGGGTCGGAGTTCTTGAACCACGTCTCGATCTTCCGGGCGTTCGCCGGGATGTCGATGCGGACCGGGATCGCCTCGGCGGCCTGGTTCACCGGGGTGGACTGCACCGGGCCTCCGTCGAAGCGGTAGTAGACGTCGATCTCCCACGCGGGGTAGCCGCGGTAGGTGGCCCGGCACTGCGGGAGCCGGGCCGGATCGTAGTTGAGCACCAGGGCGCCGCCCCGGCGCAGCGGCCCGGTCACGGTCTCCGACCAGTCGGCGTTGTAGGCGGCGCGGGCCAGCACCGGCGGCTGGTTGATGTCGAACCGGTAGTTCGCGCCGCCGGCGGTGTCCTCCTCGTGGCAGCCGGTGCGGTCCTCGGCGACGAACCACATCTGCAGCTGGTGGGTGTCCGGGCGCAGTTGCAGGGTGCCCAGGCTGCGGACCGTGGTGTCCTTGCCGTCGGCCGTCACCCGCTGGGTGACCGGGTAGACCCGCAGGTCGCCGCCGTCGATGCGGTACTGGACGGAGATGCCCCAGGAGTCGCCGTACTCGTCGGTGCCGCGGCACCGGGGCAGGCGTGCCGGGTCGAAGTCGACGGTGACCGGGTGGCCGGACTCGATGACCCCGTCGACCGCGGTGCTGCCGTCGGCGTTGAAGTGCAGCACCGGGGCGGGGGAGGGGCTGGCGGCGGCCGGTGCGGCGAGGAATCCGAGGGCGGCGACGGGTGCCGCGGCCAGGAGCAGAACTCTGCGCAGGATGCGTGACATGGCATGGACCTTCCTGTGGACGTCCGGCCGACCATAGTGGAGCCCACGGGGTGCTATGCAAGTCCTTCCATTTCTTGCAAGTGAACGTCATTTCGCGGTCTTTACCGGCGGCGCGCTGACCAGCGCCTTCCACAGTGATGAGACGGTGGCCACTGTGTCCCATCCGGGTGGCATCGACGGATCTTGACGCCTGGCTTGTTAGCGCTCACACTTCCTCCACACCGCCGGGGCCGGCGCCGTCCGCACCAGCCGCTCCGGCCGCCCCCCGGAGGATCGAACATGCAACAACCCTTCAAAATCGCCAGCGTGCTGGCCCTGCTGATGGCCATGCTGGTGGTCCCCACGCCGGCCCGGGCCGATCAGGCCGCGATCACCGACGGTCTCGTGCTCTGGTACAAACTCGACGAGACGGCCGGGTCGGTGGCCACCGACTCCTCCGGCCACGCGCACAACGGGACGGTCGCCGGCACGGCGTCCTGGACCGGCGGCCAGGGCCTGACCTTCGACGGGTCCAGCACCTACGTGAAGGTCCCGAACGACATCATGTCGGGGCTCACCGCAATCTCGGTGTCGTTCGACGTCCTGGTCGACGCGGACCAGCCGACCCCGTACTTCCTCTACGGATTCGGCAACACCGACACCTCCACCGGGTACGGCAACGGATACCTGTTCACGACCGGCAACAACCTGCGTACCGCGATCTCCACGGCGAACTGGACCAAGGAGCAGAGCACCCAGGCGCCCGCGCCGCAGCCGCTCGCCCGCGGCACGTGGAAACACCTCGCGTACACCCAGACCGGCACCACCGGGACGCTGTTCGAGGACGGCACGCCGATCGCCACGAACACCTCCGTCACCATCAAGCCGGGCGACATCGGCGCCGGCACGACCAGCGCGAACTACCTCGGCAGGTCGAACTACACCGGCGACCGGCTGCTCAAGGGCAGGATCAAGGACTTCCGGGTGTACGACCGGGCCCTCGGCGACCCGGAGCTGCAGAGCCTCGCCGAGCCGGTGGTCTCCGCCGAGCTGGCAGCCGACCGGGCCACGCTCACCCTCGGCGACACCTCCGCCCTCACCGCGGACCTGAGCCTCCCGGCGACCGCACCCCGGGGGACGAGGCTGACCTGGGCCACCAGCGACGCCTCGGTGATCACCGCGGCCGGCGTGGTGATCCGGCCGCCGTCCGGGCAGGCGGCCGGCAGCGCGACGCTCACCGCCACCCTCACCCGCGGTTCGCTGACCGCCACCAGATCCTTCCCGGTCACCGTGCCACCGCAGCTCAGCGCCGAGGACGCGGTACGGGAGGCCGCCACCGCCCTCACCGTGCGCAACCTCGGTGACGTCCGGGGCAACCTGACGCTGCCGGCCACCGGGGCGTACGGCACCACGGTCACCTGGTCGTCGGACCGGCCCGGGGTGATCGACGACACCGGTGTCGTGCACCGGCCGCAGGCCGGTCAGGGCGCCACCACCGTGGCTCTGACCGCGACGGTCCACTCCGGCGCGGCCTCGGCCACCCGGACGCTGACCGCGACCGTGCCCGAGCTGCCCGCGGCCCAGGCCCGGACCGGGTACCTGTTCAGCTACTTCACCGGCGAGGGCACCGCGACCGGCGAGCAGCTGCACTTCGCGGTGAGTAGGGCGAACGACCCGCTGTCCTACCGCGAGGTCAACGACGGCAAGCCGGTGCTGACCTCGACGCTGGGCACGAAGGGTCTGCGCGACCCGTTCATCATCCGCTCGCCCGAGGGCGACAAGTTCTACCAGATCGCCACCGACCTGAAGATCTACGGCAACGGCGACTGGGACGCGTCGCAGCGTACCGGCAGTAGATCGATCATGGTGTGGGAGTCCACCGACCTGGTCCACTGGACCGACCAGCGCCTGGTCAAGGTCTCGCCGGACACCGCCGGCAACACCTGGGCGCCGGAGGCCTTCTACGACAAGACCCTGGGGGAGTACGTCGTCTTCTGGGCTTCGAAGCTCTACGACGCCGCGGACACCGCGCACGCCGGCAACACCTACAACCGGATGATGTACGCGACGACCCGCGACTTCTACACCTTCAGCGAACCGAAGGTCTGGAAGGACCCGGGCTACTCGGTGATCGACTCGACGATGATCGAGAACGACGGCGAGTACTACCGGTTCACCAAGGACGAGCGCAACAACACCTCGAGCACGCCGTGCGCCAAATTCCTGATCGAGGAGAAGTCCGCCTCGATCCTGAGCACGAACTACGACTTCGTCAGCGAGTGCATCGGCTCCGGCAGCATCAGCGCGGGCGAGGGGCCGCTGGTGTTCAAATCGAACACCGAGCAGCGGTGGTACCTGTTCATCGACGAGTTCGGCGGCCAGGGGTACGTGCCGTTCACCACCACGGACCTGGCGTCCGGCAAGTGGACGAAGGTCGCGTCGTACTCGCTGCCGGCCAGCCCGCGGCACGGCACCGTCCTGCCGGTCACCCAGGCCGAGTACGACCGGCTGCTCACCGCCTACCAGCCGAACCTGCTGGTCACCGCGGTGGACCCGATTCCGCTCGTCACGCCGGCCGGCGTCGCCCCGGCTCTCCCGGCCCGGGTCACCGCCCGGTTCGCGGACGGTTCCTCGTCCAGCGTCGCGGTCACCTGGGACGCCGTGCCGCCGGCGGCGTACGCCCAGCCGGGCACGTTCACCGTCGCCGGCACCGTCGCCGAGAGCCAGAACGTCAAGGCCGGCGTGGTGGTGACCGTCCCCGACGTGCAGGCGCCGGTGGTCAGCGCCACCGTCACCCCGGCCGTACCGGCCAGCGGATGGTTCACCGGCCCGGCGACGGTCACGGTGACCGCCACCGACGCGGTCGACGGTGCGGTGGTCCCGAAGGTCCGGGTCACCCGCTCCGGCGACCCGGCCGGCCAGTGGACCGACCAGGCACCACCGCTGACCCTCGGTGCGGACGGCAGCTACCTGGTCGAATACACCGCCATCGACGCCGCTGGCAACAGCTCCGGAACCGGATCGGTGACCGTGCGCATCGACACGGCGCCCCCGGTGTCGCAGGCCACGGTCGACGCGCAGAGCCGGACCGTGACACTGCGGGCGGCCGACAACGACTCCGGCGTCAGCGGGCTGGCGTATTCGGTGGACGGCGGCCGCACCTGGCAGCCGTACACCGTGCCGGTGCGCGCCGGGCAGACCCGGTTGACGGTGCTCTACCGGGCCACCGACGTCGCCGGGAACGTCGAGGTGATCAACCAGGCCGTGGTGCCGGCCGTACGCGTGGTGCTCGCCCCGAGCACGACCCGGGCGACCCTGGACGCGACGAAGGTGACCTACGGCAGTGTGCCGGTGGTGCGGGTGACGGTCACCGGCAAGCTGGCGGAGCGCCCCTCGGGTACCGTCCGGGTGCTGCTCGGCGGGACCTCGGTCGGCTCCGGCACCCTGGCCGGGGGTGGAGCCACCGTCCGGCTGGCGAAGACCATCGCGGTCGGCACCCGGTCGTTGCGGGTCGTCTACGACGGCGACGCCCGCTACGCCGGCTCGTCGGCGAACCTGACCCTGAAGGTGGTCGCGGCGGCCTCGAAGACCGCATTGTCCGCCAAGTCCGGCACGGTCCACACCGGCCGCAAGGCGCAGCTCACCGTGACGGTGACCGGCGCGGCCGGCGTCACACCGTCCGGGACGGTGCTGGTGATCGCGACCAACGGCACGTCCACCCTGGTCCGCACGGTGCGCCTCGACCGTGCCGGCAGGGCGGTGCTCGCCCTGGGCCCGCTGGGCGCGAAGGGCACCTACCGGATCACCGCGCAGTACCTCGGCTCAGCGTCGGTGACCGGCTCGACCAGCGCGGCGACCCGGATCACGGTGATCCGCTGACCGATCGGCCGCGGCGCCCCGCCCGGGGGTGCCGCGGCCGACGAGCCCTATCTGCCGGAGTGGATTACCTTCCTGATCCAGGCGGTGATGTTGTCGGTGCGGGCGCCGTTCTCGATCGCGGTGTGCGGGCAGCTGGGCCCGTTGCTGACCACCGCCACCAATTTCGGGATCCCTTTGCTCTCGGTGAAGTAGGGCCCGCCCGAGTCGTACGGGCACGGCGTGGTGTCGGCCTGCGGTGCGTAACCGCGGAACCCGGTCACCGTGTCGCTGAGCTGCGCCACCTGCAGCTGCCCGGTCCGCAGCCGGTTCACCGGCACCGGGTTGCTGCTGGTCAGCGAGCCGTACCCGGTGAGCCGCACGATCGTGCCGACCGCCGGCGGCTTGCCGGCGAGCCGGATCGGGCGGACGTCGCGGACCGGCTCCTCCAGCATGGCGAGCGACACGTCGGCGGTCGGTGACTGCCGGACGGCGACCACCTTCAGCAGGTGCCCGCGGCTGGTGTCGGTGGTGTCGGTACGGCCCACGGCCGCCGTGGTCAGGTCGGCCACCGGGTGCTCCACCCGGACCCCGTTCGCGTCCCGGAAACAGTGCCCGGCCGTGATGATCCACCGAGCCGAGACCAGGGCTCCCGAACACCCACTGTTGCGGCGCCCACCGTCGGCGGTCGGGATGCCCGTCATGGTCAGCTTGACGGAGAACCCGTACTGACCGTCGGGGACCTCCTCCCCGTTCGCGATCGCGTGGGCGGGAGCGGCGCCGGCGAGCACCGTCATGGCGACCGTGCCGGCGGCCACCGCTGCACTCCAGAATGAGATGCGCATCGCGCCAGGCTATCGACATTCGCCGATGCGCACAGCCCCTCGGTCCCCGTCGGCCGTCAGAAACCCGGCCGACCGCCCGCGGCGGTGGGTCGCCGGCAGGCTCACCGCGCCACGACGTACCCGCTGATCCGCCGCATAGTCGCAGGTCACGAACCTGCTGGAGCTGCTGACGGGACGGCAGGCCGGCGCTAATGTGTCGCACCGTGAAGCGTGGATTTCAACGTACCGGCAGGTGGGCGTGGACCCCGCGCCGGATCGCCATCGCGGGCGGCGGTGCTGCGGCCGCGCTGGCCGCGGCCGGGGTCACCTGGGCGCTACTGCCCGGTGACCCGCAGGAGCCGCGTCCCCGGGAGTACCGCGACGCGACCGCTTGCCTGCTTACCGATCAGCAGGGGGTGGCCGGTAAGGACGCGGCCCCGATCTGGGCGGCGATGCAGTCGGCGTCGGCGCGCACGCACGGTCAGGTCCGCTACCTCGCCGTGACCGGTGAGCAGTCCGTGGCCAATGCTGAGTCATTCGTGGGCACGCTCGTTCTCGGCCGGTGTTCGGTGATCGTCGCCGAGCCCGGGATCCCGGACCAGGCCGTGCGTGCGGCCGCGGCGCAGCACTCCGGTCAGCGATTCCTGGTGATCGGCGGGGTGAAGGCAGGCTCGAATGTCACCGTCGTGGCAGCCGCGAAGATCGATGAGGTCGTGGGTGGCGTTTTGAACCGCTAGCCGATTTCGCCGAAAAATGCCGAACGGCTCGCCGGAGCAGGCCAAACGTTTATCGGAATCTCAGCCAACTCACTGTTGTTTGAGATGATCTTCCCAGGAAGACTCCCTCGCCGACAGCATCACGCACGGGGGAGTTCATCGCGATGTCTTGGTGGCGGCGTTGCGCCGTGCTCACTGCTCTGGTCTTCGGACTTTCCGTAGCCGTTCCGGCGGAGGTCGTGCAGCCCGGGGG
Protein-coding regions in this window:
- a CDS encoding Pls/PosA family non-ribosomal peptide synthetase, which encodes MTVTSDLRLIELPEAAVPDEAPALFRSDSAPLRRTLLDILDATVTAHPRAAAIDTGAGVLTYRELADAVEALRVTLSGHGIGVGDRVGIRISSGTAELYLAILGVLAVGAAYVPVDADDPEERAELVFAEADVSAVLGDGLSVSTRRTPGGSAGRPGPGDDAWIIFTSGSTGTPKGVAVTHGSAAAFVDAEAQLFLADEGAEPMGPGDRVLAGLSVAFDASCEEMWLAWRHGACLVPAARSLVRSGVDLGPWLAEQRITVVSTVPTLAALWPVEALEDVRLLIFGGEACPPELAERLAVEGREVWNTYGPTEATVVACAARMTGDGPVRIGLPLAGWELAVVDPAGEPVTMGETGELVIGGVGLARYLDAGKDAEKFAALPSLGWERAYRSGDIVRAEPAGLLFLGRGDEQVKLGGRRIELGEVDAALQALPGVAGAAAAVKRTAAGNQLLVGYLVVREDGGFDLAAATQRVREQLPAALVPLLAVVDDLPTRTSGKVDRAALPWPLATAGDVDAELTEAEQWLADGWEQILGVRPADAAADFFSSGGSSLNAAQLVAWIRQTRPQASVADVYQNPRLSEMAVKLGAAGGQVAVRREVRPTPRRAGLAQFLLMLPMLALVGLRWVTVLAALGKVVAASWTPQVSWSWIVAGWLVLFSPAGRIAVAAAGARMLLRGVGPGNYPRGGSVHVRLWAAERLAELTGANGVTGAGWMITYARALGARIGRDVDLHSAPPVTGLLKVGRGAAIEPEADLSGYWVDGDVVRVGMVRVGAGARVGSRSTLMPGARVGKNARIAAGSTVLGAVPSGQRWAGSPAAPAAAKDAEGWPEQRPERSPLGSKFWVVAYSVTAQLLGLVPVLALLPAFALLGWGVSGRPALAGALLVIPVAAVAYLLTYAMIVLAAVRILSLGMREGFHRVQGRVAWQVWTTERLMGMARVALFPMYASLFTPVWLRLLGAKVGRNVEVSTVLALPAMTTVNDGAFLADDTMVATYELSHGWLRVAPARIGKQAFLGNSGMAAPGRSVPKRGLVGVLSSAPHKAKKGSSWLGAPPMPLRRTVEAADASRTFAPPLRLKLARAAIELCRIVPVMCAGALAVLVIAALALIWRAGGGWAAALAAGPVMFGAVIVAALTATAAKWLLVGRLRVTERALWTSFVWRNELADTFVEVLAAPWLFRFATGTPLLTAWMRTLGARIGRGVWLETYWLPEYDLVHLGAGATVNRGCVVQTHLFHDRIMAMDEVTLSAGATLGPNGIVLPGASIGARTTVGPGSLVTRGDAVPADSRWLGNPIGTWPAPASRRP
- a CDS encoding M1 family metallopeptidase — translated: MTPAAQPGAEYSTDPYLPGHGNGGYRVLHYDLDLDYRVTSNRIAGKAVITARAVQPLSRFTLDLGHLRVQDVRVDGRPAKFAHRPDKLRIRPEQAVGHGAVFRIEIRYSGKPVPIAGRWGDIGWDELTDGALVASQPIGAPSWFPCNDRPDDKATFLVTLTTATPYTVLVTGDLVARRRGAGTTTWVYERTEPTATYLMSVQVGRYDVVDLADARVPQRAAIPPRLREALRHDFGRHGEIMEALERLFGPYPFREYVVVVADDDLDDPIEAQGMAVFGRNHLDGQRTHERLVVHELAHQWFGNSLTVADWRHIWLNEGFATYAEWLWSGASGGPSAASHAAQWHAWAAAQPADLAVADPGVARMFDPLVYKRGALAVHALRVRLGDTAFFALLRSWVAENQHRTVTTEQFRRHAARFSARSLDDLFTAWLDRPELPPLPRHPDGPVVRALS
- a CDS encoding DUF6209 family protein, translating into MSRILRRVLLLAAAPVAALGFLAAPAAASPSPAPVLHFNADGSTAVDGVIESGHPVTVDFDPARLPRCRGTDEYGDSWGISVQYRIDGGDLRVYPVTQRVTADGKDTTVRSLGTLQLRPDTHQLQMWFVAEDRTGCHEEDTAGGANYRFDINQPPVLARAAYNADWSETVTGPLRRGGALVLNYDPARLPQCRATYRGYPAWEIDVYYRFDGGPVQSTPVNQAAEAIPVRIDIPANARKIETWFKNSDPYTQCSAYDSDYGRNYTFPIG
- a CDS encoding immunoglobulin-like domain-containing protein: MQQPFKIASVLALLMAMLVVPTPARADQAAITDGLVLWYKLDETAGSVATDSSGHAHNGTVAGTASWTGGQGLTFDGSSTYVKVPNDIMSGLTAISVSFDVLVDADQPTPYFLYGFGNTDTSTGYGNGYLFTTGNNLRTAISTANWTKEQSTQAPAPQPLARGTWKHLAYTQTGTTGTLFEDGTPIATNTSVTIKPGDIGAGTTSANYLGRSNYTGDRLLKGRIKDFRVYDRALGDPELQSLAEPVVSAELAADRATLTLGDTSALTADLSLPATAPRGTRLTWATSDASVITAAGVVIRPPSGQAAGSATLTATLTRGSLTATRSFPVTVPPQLSAEDAVREAATALTVRNLGDVRGNLTLPATGAYGTTVTWSSDRPGVIDDTGVVHRPQAGQGATTVALTATVHSGAASATRTLTATVPELPAAQARTGYLFSYFTGEGTATGEQLHFAVSRANDPLSYREVNDGKPVLTSTLGTKGLRDPFIIRSPEGDKFYQIATDLKIYGNGDWDASQRTGSRSIMVWESTDLVHWTDQRLVKVSPDTAGNTWAPEAFYDKTLGEYVVFWASKLYDAADTAHAGNTYNRMMYATTRDFYTFSEPKVWKDPGYSVIDSTMIENDGEYYRFTKDERNNTSSTPCAKFLIEEKSASILSTNYDFVSECIGSGSISAGEGPLVFKSNTEQRWYLFIDEFGGQGYVPFTTTDLASGKWTKVASYSLPASPRHGTVLPVTQAEYDRLLTAYQPNLLVTAVDPIPLVTPAGVAPALPARVTARFADGSSSSVAVTWDAVPPAAYAQPGTFTVAGTVAESQNVKAGVVVTVPDVQAPVVSATVTPAVPASGWFTGPATVTVTATDAVDGAVVPKVRVTRSGDPAGQWTDQAPPLTLGADGSYLVEYTAIDAAGNSSGTGSVTVRIDTAPPVSQATVDAQSRTVTLRAADNDSGVSGLAYSVDGGRTWQPYTVPVRAGQTRLTVLYRATDVAGNVEVINQAVVPAVRVVLAPSTTRATLDATKVTYGSVPVVRVTVTGKLAERPSGTVRVLLGGTSVGSGTLAGGGATVRLAKTIAVGTRSLRVVYDGDARYAGSSANLTLKVVAAASKTALSAKSGTVHTGRKAQLTVTVTGAAGVTPSGTVLVIATNGTSTLVRTVRLDRAGRAVLALGPLGAKGTYRITAQYLGSASVTGSTSAATRITVIR
- a CDS encoding trypsin-like serine protease, whose amino-acid sequence is MRISFWSAAVAAGTVAMTVLAGAAPAHAIANGEEVPDGQYGFSVKLTMTGIPTADGGRRNSGCSGALVSARWIITAGHCFRDANGVRVEHPVADLTTAAVGRTDTTDTSRGHLLKVVAVRQSPTADVSLAMLEEPVRDVRPIRLAGKPPAVGTIVRLTGYGSLTSSNPVPVNRLRTGQLQVAQLSDTVTGFRGYAPQADTTPCPYDSGGPYFTESKGIPKLVAVVSNGPSCPHTAIENGARTDNITAWIRKVIHSGR